Proteins encoded by one window of Kribbella italica:
- a CDS encoding CobW family GTP-binding protein, translated as MLPVTLVSGVDTATRDTAATDLLRPATVLVEYDVRGLAGGSVVRIARTTDGVIDREVIRMNHPCVSCAMRGTLVELLRSIAVVGRYDAAVVNLPAAGDPEALAEEIARDASEELQVSVVLAVVEASSFVADATGEELVRDRGIPTAAEDNRALAEAVVHQVEYADAVLVDPGSAAGSLVQALNPQARIVVRSRELAGVTLHDLAAARARIEPGTITAPLREEIGPARTFLFSSDRPFHPERLYDALEDLVDKSARGKGTVWLATQPRARLGWDSFGTNISLGVLGRWLVDLPADRWPEVSSSHRARSAFEWHPEHGDRASYLSFTGVDLDVWELERRLNGCVLRADEEARSLTDPFAPYLEGSTAA; from the coding sequence ATGCTGCCGGTCACCTTGGTCAGCGGGGTCGACACCGCCACCCGCGACACCGCCGCGACCGATCTCCTGCGGCCCGCGACCGTCCTGGTCGAGTACGACGTGCGCGGGCTGGCCGGCGGCTCGGTCGTCCGGATCGCGCGGACGACGGACGGGGTGATCGACCGCGAGGTGATCCGGATGAACCACCCGTGCGTGTCCTGCGCGATGCGCGGGACGCTGGTCGAGCTGCTCCGGAGCATCGCGGTCGTCGGCCGGTACGACGCGGCGGTGGTGAACCTCCCGGCCGCCGGCGACCCGGAGGCGCTGGCCGAGGAGATCGCGCGGGACGCGTCCGAGGAACTGCAGGTCAGCGTGGTCCTCGCGGTCGTGGAGGCGAGCAGTTTCGTCGCTGACGCGACCGGCGAGGAGCTGGTCCGCGACCGCGGGATCCCGACTGCCGCGGAGGACAACCGGGCACTGGCCGAGGCTGTCGTCCACCAGGTCGAGTACGCCGACGCCGTACTGGTCGATCCCGGGTCGGCAGCGGGTTCGTTGGTGCAAGCGCTCAACCCGCAGGCCCGGATCGTCGTACGGTCTCGTGAGCTGGCCGGCGTCACGCTGCACGACCTGGCCGCCGCGCGGGCGCGGATCGAGCCGGGAACGATCACTGCACCGCTGCGGGAAGAAATCGGGCCCGCCCGGACGTTCCTCTTCTCGTCGGACCGGCCGTTCCACCCCGAACGCCTGTACGACGCGTTGGAGGACCTGGTCGACAAGTCCGCCCGCGGCAAGGGAACGGTGTGGCTGGCAACGCAGCCGCGGGCCCGGCTCGGGTGGGACAGCTTCGGCACGAACATCTCGCTCGGCGTCCTGGGCCGCTGGCTCGTCGACCTCCCGGCCGACCGCTGGCCGGAGGTGAGCAGCAGCCACCGGGCCCGCTCGGCCTTCGAATGGCACCCGGAGCACGGCGACCGCGCGAGCTACCTGTCCTTCACCGGAGTCGACCTCGACGTCTGGGAATTAGAACGCCGCCTGAACGGTTGTGTCCTACGTGCGGACGAAGAGGCCAGGAGCCTGACCGACCCGTTCGCCCCTTATCTGGAAGGAAGTACCGCTGCATGA
- a CDS encoding type B 50S ribosomal protein L31, translating into MKQNIHPEYRRVVFRDKSGNFSFLTGSTRESSETVVWDDGNTYPVVDVEISSASHPFYTGQQRVMDTQGRVEKFKKRYGQK; encoded by the coding sequence ATGAAGCAGAACATTCACCCGGAGTACCGTCGGGTCGTTTTCCGCGACAAGTCGGGCAACTTCAGCTTCCTGACCGGTTCCACCCGCGAGAGCTCCGAGACGGTCGTCTGGGACGACGGCAACACCTACCCGGTGGTCGACGTCGAGATCTCGTCCGCGAGCCACCCGTTCTACACGGGTCAGCAGCGCGTGATGGACACCCAGGGCCGCGTCGAGAAGTTCAAGAAGCGCTACGGCCAGAAGTAA
- a CDS encoding aromatic amino acid ammonia-lyase yields MEPIELSGAGLTPLTAVGLGQRRTPVRLGEVARKRMADSAAAVTEIARHQPVYGRTTGVGANRDVLTSDPEHGTRLLLSHSTTGTTPYPRDVVRLGLLIRVNQLASGGSGLVPEVAEAIVRLLNEDKLPDLHRGGAIGTGDLGPLAELGLALGDVIDGTSALPLLSSNAITLAECCLAYVEAATLINVVPLVGALSHVAMRGNAEVYDVRVHEARPQPGQVRVANRMRALLAGLPLAPARIQDPFGLRAFAQVLGPAVDHVDTLGNALRVDINASAENPLVAGGTVLHNGNWHAMPIALALDSLRLSLHSVATLSTSRVANLVDPDFTGLSRFLASGADASSGVMMIEYVAHDALAAVRSTAQPATLGTATLSRGAEHHASFAPQAAVLTTQLLDALREVLACELVTAVRAIRLAGFTPVDLAPASIAPWLADALVALPPVLADRSLRDDLEIARGLMTQWGDRQVEHPAESA; encoded by the coding sequence GTGGAGCCGATCGAGCTTTCCGGGGCCGGGCTGACGCCGTTGACCGCTGTCGGCCTCGGCCAGCGCCGTACGCCGGTCCGCCTGGGCGAGGTCGCCCGCAAGCGGATGGCCGACTCGGCCGCGGCCGTCACCGAGATCGCGCGGCACCAGCCCGTGTACGGGCGTACCACCGGCGTCGGCGCGAACCGCGACGTGCTCACCTCCGACCCGGAGCACGGCACGCGGCTGCTGCTGTCGCACTCGACCACCGGCACCACGCCGTACCCGCGGGACGTCGTCCGGCTCGGCCTGCTGATCCGCGTCAACCAGCTCGCCTCCGGCGGATCCGGGCTGGTGCCCGAGGTCGCCGAGGCGATCGTGCGGCTGCTCAACGAGGACAAGCTCCCCGACCTGCATCGCGGCGGTGCGATCGGTACCGGCGACCTCGGTCCGCTCGCCGAGCTCGGGCTCGCGCTCGGCGACGTGATCGACGGGACCAGCGCGCTGCCGTTGCTGTCGAGCAACGCGATCACGCTGGCCGAGTGCTGCCTCGCGTACGTCGAGGCGGCGACGCTGATCAACGTCGTACCGCTGGTCGGTGCCCTGTCGCACGTCGCGATGCGCGGCAACGCCGAGGTGTACGACGTCCGCGTGCACGAGGCGCGGCCTCAGCCTGGGCAGGTCCGCGTCGCGAACCGGATGAGGGCTCTGCTCGCCGGTCTGCCGCTGGCGCCCGCGCGCATCCAGGATCCCTTCGGTCTGAGGGCTTTCGCGCAGGTGCTCGGGCCCGCGGTCGATCACGTCGACACCCTCGGGAACGCCTTGAGGGTCGACATCAACGCCTCGGCCGAGAACCCATTGGTTGCCGGAGGCACCGTCCTGCACAACGGCAACTGGCACGCGATGCCGATCGCCCTGGCGCTCGACTCGCTGCGCCTGAGCCTGCACAGCGTCGCGACCCTGTCCACCTCCCGCGTCGCGAACCTCGTCGACCCCGACTTCACCGGCCTGTCCCGCTTCCTCGCCAGCGGCGCCGACGCCAGCTCCGGCGTGATGATGATCGAGTACGTCGCCCACGACGCGCTCGCCGCCGTCCGCTCGACCGCCCAGCCGGCCACTCTGGGCACCGCCACCCTCTCCCGAGGCGCCGAGCACCACGCCAGCTTCGCGCCCCAGGCGGCGGTCCTCACCACCCAGCTCCTCGACGCCCTGCGCGAGGTCCTCGCCTGCGAACTCGTCACCGCCGTACGAGCCATCCGCCTGGCCGGCTTCACTCCCGTAGACCTCGCACCGGCCTCCATCGCTCCCTGGCTGGCCGACGCCCTGGTGGCCCTCCCCCCAGTCCTCGCCGACCGCTCCCTCCGCGACGACCTGGAGATCGCCCGAGGCCTGATGACCCAATGGGGCGACCGCCAGGTCGAACACCCAGCCGAGTCAGCCTGA
- a CDS encoding PE-PPE domain-containing protein: MRGEKSIARMVGAVALIVAGGVVTTSEAAAGACPATAVFQTDGYTAGESLVNWNNSRFNHNVPAGVQVVQVPYYAGVFPVVDRLALDASVGEGVGKLTAAVNDFHGRCPGSQLTLAGYSEGAVVAGNVLERFAQSSAIPHAQLNGVLYGNPRRPFGPGGRGGVAGGIETNLPSVLPGVTMQGPHDYAGIAVREVCNENDGICNSTNLITNLAAFANGLVGYTSGDHGYDLDPIRDTGNGVTLHAQNPRIPYGAPLPLPIGTPWQIQQQLFGDGPARQAAVTARNSLGSVVPPEALAALANRPWFRLLAAA; this comes from the coding sequence ATGCGTGGTGAGAAATCGATTGCCCGAATGGTTGGTGCGGTCGCGTTGATCGTGGCCGGTGGAGTGGTGACGACGTCCGAGGCGGCGGCCGGCGCCTGCCCGGCGACGGCGGTCTTCCAGACCGACGGCTACACGGCTGGCGAGTCGCTGGTGAACTGGAACAACTCGCGCTTCAACCACAACGTGCCGGCCGGCGTGCAGGTGGTTCAGGTGCCGTACTACGCGGGGGTCTTCCCGGTCGTCGACCGGCTGGCGCTGGACGCGTCGGTCGGCGAGGGCGTCGGCAAGCTGACCGCCGCCGTCAACGACTTCCACGGCCGGTGCCCGGGATCGCAGCTCACGCTGGCCGGGTACTCCGAAGGAGCCGTTGTCGCGGGCAACGTTCTTGAGCGGTTCGCGCAGTCGTCGGCGATCCCGCACGCGCAGCTCAACGGTGTCCTCTACGGCAATCCCCGCCGTCCCTTCGGTCCCGGCGGCCGAGGTGGAGTCGCCGGCGGCATCGAAACCAACCTGCCGTCCGTCCTGCCCGGCGTCACCATGCAAGGCCCGCACGACTACGCCGGCATCGCGGTCCGCGAGGTCTGCAACGAGAACGACGGCATCTGCAACTCCACCAACCTGATCACCAACCTGGCCGCCTTCGCCAACGGCCTGGTCGGCTACACCTCCGGCGACCACGGGTACGACCTGGATCCGATCCGGGACACCGGCAACGGCGTCACCCTGCACGCCCAGAACCCACGCATCCCCTACGGCGCCCCACTTCCGCTCCCGATCGGTACGCCGTGGCAGATCCAGCAACAACTCTTCGGCGACGGCCCGGCCCGCCAGGCAGCCGTCACCGCCCGCAACTCCCTCGGCTCGGTAGTTCCCCCAGAAGCCCTTGCAGCGTTGGCCAACCGCCCATGGTTCCGCCTACTGGCAGCGGCCTGA